DNA sequence from the Thermococcus gammatolerans EJ3 genome:
CAGCCAGAGGAGAACCGCGCCGGAAACAAAGACGGCAAAGGCAAGGGGAAGTTTTTTACTGCTCGTCGCCCAGCCGAGGAAGTAGCCCATCGTGAGGACGAGAACGTATGCCGGAATCATTGCCCTCTTTCTCTCGGGTTCCTCCGATTTGCGGGAGGCTAGGATTAAAAGCGCACTCCCGAGGATAACCAGGAGCGTCCACACGATGAGGTTCAGGAGGATTTCTTTCATAGCCTCCACCATGTAAAGTTTCCTTTACGTAAAGCTTCCTTTACATCCTTATAAGCTTTGCTCCTCGCGGTAGAGTTCCTCGACGTAGGACACCATGTCGTGGATGGCCAGAAAGTCCAGGAGGGCTATAACTCCTTTCAGCAGAACCCCGGAGATGAGGTAGAATATCGCAAGAAAGAGGTCAAGGGCGAGGTACACCAGGGAAACCTTGACGGCGGTGTTTTTGCGGGAATAAACCCCCCACGCGAGAAGGAAGTCAAGTAGGGCGAAGGGAAGGTAAACGGCAGGAAACTTCGTCCCCTGATATAAAGCTAGAAGGCCCTGAAGGCTCAGCACGAACATCGTGACTTTTAGCTCCCCAAACTTCATCTCCATCCCTCAGTACAGGTGGCTCTTGCTCTCCCGGAGCAGTTTGAAGTACTCGAGAAGTTTCTCAAGGTCATCCTGCCCGAAGACTTCCTCAGCGTCCGTCTCGGGATCGAGGGCTAGCAATCGATCCCGCAGTCTTACAAGCTCGTTGAGATCCTCCTGGAGCTCTACGGCCCTCTGGGTGAACTCCAGACTTGTATATGGGCTCTCAAAAGACCTCATCTGGTTGGCCACTATCGCGACCTTAATGTCCCCGATCGCCTCCTCAACGAGTTCAAGGAGCTCTCCCACCTTCATGGAAAGACCTCAGTGTTTTCCTTAATAACCTTGTCCTCGTGCCAAAACGCTTATATCAACCGGTGAAAAGAATTTATAACGGTGGTGGGCATGGACTTTGCCCTCTTTATGGAGAGGTATGGGTACAAGATACTTCTGGGGATTTTCGCGGCGGTAGTTATAGGCATCATAGCATTCGTTGGGTTCTGGGCCTATACGCTGCTCAAAATGTTCGGAACCGTCGGGTTAATAGTAATCCTTGGCTACGCCCTTTATGCTTTCCTCGTCCAGAGACGCGTCCTCGATGCTCAGGCCAAGGCTCACGGAAAGTACTTCTATGATCCAAACTACGGAAAGAAACGCTGAGGATTCTGTGAAAATCCTTTGGGTTTTGGGGCATTTTTTCGAGCTACAAGTTTTATATCCTTCCTCCAACCTTTGAAAGGTGGTTGTATGGAGACGGTTAAGGCTTACCCTTCTGATTCGACCGAGGTTAAAGGTGAAAGGCGAGAGAAGAAGCTTCTCATGGGAAACGAGGCGATAGCCTACGGCGCCCTTGAGAGCGGCGTCGTTTTTGCAACCGGTTACCCCGGAACGCCCTCGACCGAGGTCATCGAGACGATAGCAAGGCTCAAGCCGGAAGTTTTTGCCGAGTGGGCTCCCAACGAAAAGGTTGCCCTTGAGGAAGCGGCGGGAGTTGCCTACACGGGCTTGAGGGCGCTCGTAACCATGAAGTGCGTCGGTTTAAACGTGGCAGCGGACCCTCTTATGAGCCTCGCATATTCAGGCGTCGAGGGAGGTCTCGTGATCCTCGTGGCTGATGACCCAGGCCCGCACACATCTCAAACGGAGCAGGACGACCGCTACTACGGTAAGATCTCGCTCCTGCCCGTCCTTGAACCTGCAGATCCTCAAGAGGCCCACGACCTCATCAAGTACGCCTACGAGCTGAGCGAGCGCTATAAAGTCCCGGTCATCTTCAGGACAACCACGAGGGTTAACCACACGACCGCCGACGTGGAGGTCGGCGAGTTCATCGAACTCGACAGGAAGCCCGTCTTCAAGAAGGACATCGAGCGCTACGTGAGGGCCAGCATGGAGGGCAACAGGAAGAGGCACCGCTGGCTCAACGAGACACTCGCCAAGATTGAGGAGGAGTTCAACTCGATGCCCTTCAACTGGGTCGAGGGGAGCGGTAAAATCGGAATAATCGTCGAGGGCGCGCCCTACAACTACGTGAAGGAGGTTCTCCCGAGAATCAACGCGGACTTTAAAGTTCTCAAGCTCTCAACGCCCCACCCGCTACCGAAGAAGTTGGTCACCGACTTCCTCAAGGATGTGGACTACGCCATTGTAATCGAGGACGGCGCGCCTCTCCTCGAGGAGGAGGTCAAGATAGCCGCCTACGAGGCCGGCTTGAGCGTTCCAATCTACGGCAAGAGAACAGGCCATCTGCCCCTTGAGGGCGAGCTAACGCCTTCCCTCGTCAGAAACGCCCTCCTCAGGCTCATCGGAGAAAGTGAAGAGACCTACGAGAAGCCAGAGGGGGTAAAGCTGGCAGAGAGCCTCGCCCCGAAGAGACCGCCGGTTATGTGCCCCGGCTGTCCGCACAGGGGCTCTTACCGCGCCGTGCTGGACGCGCTGAGGGATCTCAAGCTCGGCCGTTACAAGGTCCCAATACATGGCGACATAGGCTGTTACGCCCTCTCGCTCCTCCCACCGCTCGAAGCCATCTGGACCGAGTACGTCATGGGCGCGAGCATAAGTTTAGCGAACGGGCAGAGCATCGTCACGGACAAGAAGATAATCGCGACAATCGGTGACTCGACTTTCTTCCACAACGGAATCCAGCCCCTCATCGATGCCGTCTACAAGAACCTGAACGTTCTGGTGATGATACTCGACAACAGAACCACCGCCATGACCGGCCACCAGCCCCACCCCGGAACCGGGGGTAGCGAAACCGGCAGGAAGTTCAACGAGATCGACATCGAGGCATTGGTCAAGGCTCTTGGAGTGAAGTACGTCAAGACCGTCGACCCCTACGACCTCAAGGCCACGAGAGAAGCCATAAAGGAGGCCATGCAGGTTGAGGGGCCGGCCGTGATAATAGCTAAGCGTGAGTGCGTCATTCCCGTCATAAGGCGCGGGGAAATAGGTGAGCTCCCCGTTGTCATCGAGGACAAGTGCACCGGCTGTAAGGCGTGCATACTCCTGACCGGCTGTCCGGCGCTCGTCTACGACCCCGAAACGAACAAGGTACGCATAGACAGCCTGCTCTGCACGGGCTGTGGTGTCTGCAACCAGACGTGCCCCTTCGACGCGATAAAGTTCCCGAGCGAGCTGGAGAGGGGGGCTTAATCAGTTTTCTCTTTCCCCCGCAATCCTTAAATATTACTCGTTCAGTAATATACTCGGTGGGTAATATGTTCTACGACAGGTGGCGCGAGCTTGAGAAGCTCAACGAGGTTTACTCCTTTCCAGGCTCAAGCTTCCTCGTGATTTACGGCAGGCGGAGGGTTGGAAAGACTGCCTTGGCCAGGGAGTTCCTAAGGGATAAGCCAGGCCTATACTTCTTCGTTGGCGAGAAGGACGAGGCTCTGCTCCTCGAGGAGTACTCGCGCGAGATTGAGGAAAAGCTTTCCCACCACCTTCCCCCATATGTGAAGCCAAAGTTCGGCTCCCTAGAGGAGCTGGTTGAGTTCCTGCTCGACTTCTCGCAGGAGAGGAAGCTTGTTGTGGTCTTTGATGAATTCCAGAACTTCAGGACGGTTAAACCTTCATTCTTCTCCTCCCTCCAGAGGCTCTGGGACGAGAAAAAGGAGACCTCAAACCTCATGCTCATCGCAGTTGGCTCGTACGTCGGCATGATTAAGCGCATCTTCATGGATAGAAAAGAGCCCCTCTTCGGCAGGGTGGACGAGTGGGTCAAGCTCAAGCCCTTCGACTTCTGGACTTCATTTAACTTCGTGCGCTCTCTGGTTGATGTTTCACCAAAGGACTTCGTTGAGCTGTATTCAGCACTGGGCGGAATGCCAAGGTACCTCCTCTACGTCCCGCGGTATTATCGTGGAGACTCCCTCAAAACCCTAAAGGCGCTGTTCTTCGACGAGTTCGCCCCTCTGAGGGAAGAAGGTTTAAACGTCCTTAAGCTGGAGTTCGGCAGGTTCTACCGCGCTCACTTCTCAATCCTCGAAGCGGTCAGCCTCGGCTACGTTACGCCCAAGGAGATAAGCAACAAAACGGGTATGAAGCTACTCACCGTCGGCAAGTACCTCAGCGAGCTGACGAACCACTTCGAGTACCTGACGAGAGAAGTTCCCGCCACCGAGAACCCTCTGAAGACTAGGAAAGTCGCCTATCGCATAAGCGACGAGTTCTTCAACTTCTGGTTCCGCTTCGTTTACCACAACTATACCACTCTTGAAGAAAATCCTGAGAAGGCCTTTGAGCGCTTTAAAGCTGAATTTCCAGCCTTCGTTGGCAAAACCTACGAGAGAATAGCCCTGGACTTCGTGAGAAAGCTCGACCTTGGCTTTGAACCGGAGCGCGTCGGCAGGTGGTGGCGGGGAGGAGAAGAAATAGACGTCCTCACCTACGACCGGAAGAACATTATTCTCTTCGAGGTGAAGTGGAAGGATTTGAGCCTGAGGGACGCGAGGAAGGTTTTGAAGTCCCTTGAAAGAAAGGCTGAACTCCTCCCGCTCAAAGGGGATTACAGGTTTGGCATCGTAGCGAGGGAACTCAAGGGTAAGGAAGAACTCAGGAAAGAGGGCTTTCTCGCATTTGACCTCAACGACGTTGTTCAGTATTCCCTCACTCCCTCCAAACCTCGAGAACCATGAAGCGCCTAACGAGCGGGTTTGGATACAGCTCCCAGCCGATTCCCTCTGTGTCTGCCTCGATTTCCCCGAAGAGGCCGCCCTCGCGCGGGTCGAGGCTCTCCCCGTAGATTTTTCCGGGCCTTATCTCGACCTCCATGTAGCGCGGGAGGCCGACGATAGCTTTCCCTTCCTTCCTCGCATAGTCAATCGCCCACTTGGCGGTGTACAGGCCGGCGTAGATTTCCGCTATTCTAACAGGGACGCTCGACTTGCCAATGGCAATTATCTCTATTCCCGTCTCCTCCCAGAACTTCTTTGCTAAGGGCTGGAGATCCTTCGCGAGATCTTTCCAGACTTCCTTCCCGCGGTCGGTTATCGTTAAAGCGTCAATCGTCGGCTCGTCGAGCTTTCTCACCTCTATCCCGCCGATGGTTGAGTCGAGATGGATGATGTCCGGCCTGACTTCCCTTGCGAGCTCCACCGCGAGCAATGCCTCGTCCCTAATAGCTTGCCTCCCGCTCATGTCGTAGTCGAAGGGATCCGCGTACTTCACCCTGCTGAGCGTCGCCGTCCTGTATGGCTTCTCGACCAGCACTGCCGCCGTTGCAATGAGCCCTATCGGCTCGTAGTCCTCCGTCAGCAGGGCCCCGCCGGTGTCCGCTGAGACTATCCTCATAACATCACCTCCGGTAACGACCAATTACCTATGATCATCTCCACCCTATGAATGGATGTGATGGGGTATGGACGGGGCAGCTTATGAAATTTTGGGACATTATCTGGACAGCCTTTCGGGCTCGATATACTTGGGGTCGGCCAAGGGGTTCGTGTTCGTCGAACATGATGAAAGGGTGTACGTTATAAGTCCCGTTGAGTGCACGGAGTACGTGTCGATATTCTACTCCGACGGTTTCCTGGAGATATACACTATCTGGGGCAGGGGCGGCGAGAACGGGATCAGAATCCTCGCGGACACGAGCAGGGTTTCGGTGTTCTCCGAGGGAGATGACCTTTACATACTCATAGAGCCGCACGGTTCCTACGAGATGGTGAACGGTGTCGTCGGCGTTTTCCTGAGGGGAGCGAGGGATATGGAACCAACGTTACGGAGCGCGATAGACCTCTCAGATCTGAAAAGAAAGGAGAAGGATGGCCTCATAGAGGTCGTTCAGGGTCAGAGGGTTTGAGTCATCACAGCTCAGCACTCGGCAAACTCTTCATTCCCAGCATTTCGTAAATCCTTCTTGCTACGGTACTTATATTTTCTCCCCCTTCGATTGAGGCAAGCTCCCCGCTCTCCGGGAACCTGATCCTCAGATAGTCGAGGGCCTCTTCTGGGGCCATTAACATCCCGCTTTCCCGGTACGCCCAGGCTGTTAGAAGTACGTCCATAGCCCTCTTAGTGTCTCCCGTCTTTAAGAGCTCCTCAGCCTCACGGAGGAGTTCCTCCAATACCCCCACCTTCATCACCGTCGCCTGATTCCACGTCAACATTTATAACCCATTGGGCTTATACCCGGAGAGTATGAGGGGAAGGATCGAGCTGGTCGTCTGGACTGTTGTGAGTCTAATAATCCTTTACCTCTCATGGAGGACGGTTAGGCCTCTCGTTACGCCCCTCTTCTTCGGGGTTCTGCTGGCTTACATAGCCTATCCCCTCCATATGCGCCTCAGGAGGAGGTTCTCGGCCCACGAGTCCGCTCTAATCCTGACCGCGATCATGATAGGGCTGGGCACGATCCTTCTCGTGTTTTTCACTCTGCTCTCAATAAAGCTTGTAAATCGATTTTACATGAATGTGAAGGACGTTTTGGCGTGGCTCTCCTCGCTCCAGTTCTCGGGAACACTCCAGACTTTCTTTGGGCAGGTGCAGTCTCAGATAGTGCCAAAACTCACGGATTACGTCTCGTCTTTCACATTCTCCGTCCCCAAGTACCTCCTTCAGCTCATCGTTTTCCTCTTCGCATTCTACTACGCCCTCGTCTATGGCGAGAAGCTTAGGGAATTTATCCTGTCCCTTGTTCCAGAGAATCAGGCTCCGTTCATAGTTGAGATCTTGAACAGAACGGACAAGACCCTCGACGCACTTGTCAGGGCATGGCTCCTCTTGAACGTCGCCAAGGGCTTTCTGATGACCATCGGGTACATCATCTTTGGGGTTGGGGACGTTTACACCGCGATAATAGCTGGTTTTCTAACGTTCCTCTTTAGCTTCGTGCCCCTCCTGGAGGGGTGGATGCTCTGGGTTGCGGGTGCGATCTACCTCTACATGAAAGGATCCCTGCTCGGGGCGATAGGAATCGCGGTTTACGGTGCCGTCCTCGTCTCGCCCCTGCCGGATTACACTGTACGGCCGATGCTCGTTGCCAAAGATGCAGAATTGGACGAGACGCTTGTTTTCATAGGCATGCTCGGGGGTACCTGGGCCTTTGGGCTGAAGGGCCTTTTACTGGGTCCTGTAATACTGAGCATCGCCCTAGTTCTGCTGAAGGAGTGGAAAAAGAGAACCTCAGATAGAGGAGCAGCTGGTTAGCTTTACCCCGGCGCGCTGGAGCTCTTCAAGGGCTTTTCTCTCGTCCTCCGGGTTGATCCCCTTGATGGCGTCCGTCAGCAGGTAAGTCTCAAAGCCGTGTTTTACGGCATCTAGGGCTGTGGCCTTTACGCAGTACTCTGTGGCAACCCCACAGACGTAGACGCGCTTAACACCCTTCTCCATGAGTATCTCAGCCAGATTCGTGCCCTCAAAACCCGAATATGCCTCTTTATCAGGTTCCGTTGCCTTCGAAATTATGACCGCGTCTTCGGGCAGCTCCACGACGAATTCTGCGCCGGGTGTGTTCTGGACGCAGTGCCTCGGCCAGGGGCCGCCCTGCTCTCTGAAGCTGATGTGGTTCTCCGGGTGCCAGTCCCTGGTGGCGACTATCAATGCACCCCTCTCCCTGAATTTTCTCACGCACTCGTTTACGATAGGGATTATCTTGTCCCCCTCTGGAACCGGAAGGGCCCCTCCGGGCATGAAATCCCTCTGCATGTCCACAACGATGAGGGCTTCCTCCGGCATGTCCATCACCGATGAATTATCGACGTTCGACTTTAAATCCTTGTCATCAGAAGCTGAAGAAGTTCCCCGGCACTCCCTCAAACCTCAAGCCTCTCCCTGAAGCGGGACATGTCGAGGCCCTTCTCAACGCCGAAGAGGTAGAGAACCAGCCTCCTGTCGAGGTTGCCGTACCTTCCCGAGAACTTCTCAAGCTCTTCCAAAACCTCTGATTCATCGAGGTCCAGCTGGGAGGCCACAAAGGACAGCATCTCCCTGAAGAGATCCTCCTCCCCTTCTTTTTGTGTTAACGCCTCGAGATTTATTCTCAGCAAATTCCCTTCCTCGACGAGCAGGCCTTCTTCGACCCACTTTGAGATAGCTTCTTTGGCCTCACCAACGCTCATGATCCTGAGCTTGAAGGTAAGCAGTCCCACGAGCTCGCTCTTTGAAAACTTTCCGCTTCCCTTAACCCTGAGCACGCTCTCGAGGGGGTGCACGGAACCACCCAAAGTTCTTCGCAAAAGGGGTATAAAAACGTGGTGGAGCCGGGACCGGGATTTGAACCCGGGACCTGGGGATTACGAGTCCCCCGCCCTGCCGAGCTAGGCTACCCCGGCACCGGAGGAGAAAAAGTAGGAGAGGTTTATAAGTTTTCCGCTACGGCTTGGGCATCGTCATGGCAAGTATCAGGAGAAAGCCTCCGGCGAGGAAGCCGAGCATCGTGGCATGTTTGATTATGGAGACGTTAACGTTCCTGAAAGCTGATGGAACATGGATTTTTCTTCCCTCGACCATCTTACCAACTACCATCGCCAGTGCTATGCCTGAGAGGGCGTCGTAGATCCAGTGGTGACCGAGAAGGAGGGTGGCGAAAGGAACGAGTGAGTTGAGGGCTATGATGAGCTTGGCCTTGAGCTCCCGCCGGTATTTCCACAGGATGATTATGTTAAAGGCCGCCACGGTGTTGTGAAGGGAAGGCAGAACAAATTCCTGCTGGGTCAGGTAAGTCCTGTCCGGGTAGAACCCGGGTAAATGGTAGACGTAGTGGGGCGCATAAACGTGGGCAAAGGTGTAGACTGTACCGCAGATGGAGTATGTAATGAGGTACCCCAGTGCCAGCTCATCGGCCTTCTGGAGATCCCTCTTGTACAGGAGAACGAAGAGGACAGTTAACGCTATCGAGCCCGAGAATCCGATGTAGTAGATACCCTTCATGAGGAGGTAAAGCGGGAAGACTTCTCTCGTGAGGTCAAGGGTGGAGACGACGAAGTGATATGAAGTGAAGGGGAGTTTAAGGAGGAGATACGTAACGTCCCTGCTGTGGGATTTGAGGTGATCGTAGAGAACTGTAAACCCTATCCACCCGAAGTACAGCAGGAGAAAAGTGTTGAGCCGTATAAGCACGTCGTGGTCGTTGAGGGACTCCACAATATCCCTGACTGATTGTCGTTTCATCGGACTCCCCCACCGGCTATGAGTAATGGGATACCCTATTTAAACTTTTCACTTTTTCCGCCACTGGAGTTGAAATAAAACCAAAGGTTTTTCTTGCCAGCGTTCAACTTCCACCGGTGAGTTAAATGGAGGTTGACGTTCCTGGTCACGGACGAATCGAATTCAATGCCATCCTCTTCGACCTGAACGGCACTCTGGGGGTTGAGGGAAGGGTTCCGGAGGACGTCAAGGGGCTCCTCACAAGGCTGGCCAGCCGGTGCACCGTTGTCATTCTGAGCGCTGATACCTTCGGGACTCTGGAAGAGGAGTTCAAAGGGCTTCCTGTCCGAATTGAAAGGGTTTCAAGCGGGGCAGAGAAGGCCGAGATCGCGGAAGGGTACAGGCCCTACGTTGCCATCGGTAACGGGAACAACGACGTTGCCATGCTTGAAAAGGCGGAGTTGGCTTTCTGTGTAATCGGGAAGGAAGGTGCAGCAGTTGATGCGCTCCTTGCGAGCGATGTTGTCGTCACCGACGTGAGGGACGCGATGGAGATGCTCCTCGACGAGAAGAAGCTGATAGCGACGCTGAGGAGGTAGTCATAGACTACAAAACCCTGAAAGGCGTCGGCACTGCCAGGTTCGTGATAAAGAAGTCCGTCTTTATAGGCTATGCTTCTCCAGCAAACACTGAGGAAGAGGCCAAGGCCTTCATCGAGAGAATCAAGGCCCCCACCACAGCGACGCGGCAAGTCTTGCAATTGAGAACGCGGGCATAATTGAAGCTTACGAGATGGAGCGCTGGTAACTTTCACCGTAGAAACACGGGGTTTACATTGGGATTCTTAGAGTGCTGGTGGAGGCTGCCCAAGCGCACTCAGGGGGGCAGAGGTCTATCGGAGACTAAAGTCCCTGGCCTCGCTCCCAAAAGAGTACAGCACGTCTACAAATACCTTAAACTTGAAAAAGACCGGATCCGCTCGCTCGGTGGAAAGAGGTACTGGGTTGAGAACCTCCTTCTCAAGGAGGCGGTCAGGAAGTTTAATTTTCAGTGATGCCCTCTCCTTTGCTTTCCAAAACCTCCCCAGCCCTAATCGCGGCCCATTTGTCCATGAACTTCCAAGTGTGTTCTTGAGTGGAGGTGATACTTTGAAGGCCTACGTGACGGCTATCGGCACACCCCTTGAGCCCCCAACTTTTCCCCGCAACCCTTTAAAATCCTCTTCCTCAGCTTAGCCCGGTGGTGAGAATGGCGAGGATAGCTGTCATCGACTACGACAAGTGCAACCCGAACAAGTGTGGTCACTTCCTCTGCGAGCGAGTCTGCCCCGTCAACCGAATGGGCGGTGAGGCGATAATCATAGACGAGGAGAACTACCGTCCCATCATACAGGAGGCCAGCTGTACCGGCTGTGGAATCTGCGTCCACAAGTGCCCCTTCAACGCGATAACCATAGTAAACCTGCCAGAACAGCTCGACGAGGACTGCGTCCACCGCTACGGAATCAACGGCTTCGTCCTCTACCGCCTCCCCGTCGTCAAGGAGGGCATGGTCGTCGGAATCCTCGGGCCCAACGGAACGGGTAAGACGACCGCCGTTAAAATCCTCTCCGGCCAGCTCCTGCCGAACCTCTGCGGTGATAACGACTCCTGGGACAACGTGATTAAGGCCTTCCGCGGAAACGAGCTCCAGACGTACTTCGAGAGGCTGAAGAACAAGGAGATTCGCCCCGTCGTCAAGCCCCAGTACGTTGACCTGATTCCCAAGGCCGTCAGGGGGAAGGTCCGCGACCTGCTCAGGAAGGCCGACGAGAGCGGAAGGTTCGACGAGGTTGTTAAGGAGCTTGAGCTCGAAAACGTCCTTGATAGAGATATAAGGCACCTCTCGGGCGGTGAGCTCCAGCGCGTTGCCATAGCCGCGGCCCTCCTGAGAAACGCCGAGTTCTACTTCTTCGATGAGCCGTCGAGCTACCTCGACATAAGGCAGAGGCTCAGGATTGCGAAAATCATAAGGAAGCTCGCCGAGTCGGGCAAGAACGTTCTGGCGGTCGAGCACGACCTTGCTATCCTCGACTACATGAGCGACATAATTCACGTCGTCTACGGTAAGCCCGGCGCCTACGGTATTTTCTCCCAGCCGAAATCAACGCGCAACGGCATAAACGAGTTTCTCAGAGGCTACCTCCGCGATGAAAACGTCCGCTTCAGGCCCTACGAGATAAACTTCAGCAAGAAGAGCGAGCGCAAAAGCCAGGAGGGAGAAATTCTCGTGGAGTACCCGCCGCTTGTGAAGGACTACGGCTCCTTCAGGCTTGAGGCCGAGGGGGGAGAGCTCTACATCGGCGAGGTGGTAGGAATCGTCGGCCCGAACGGAATCGGTAAGACGACCTTCGTGAAGATGCTCGCCGGCGTCGAGAAGCCCACCGAAGGCGAGATAGACTGGTCGCTGACCGTCAGTTACAAGCCCCAGTACATCAAGACAGACTACGAGGGCACCGTCTACGAGCTCCTCAGCAAGATTGACGCAGGCAAGCTCATGAGCAGTTTTTACAAGAGCGAGCTCCTGAACCCGCTCGGGATTCCCGAGCTCTACGACAAGAACGTCAACGACCTTTCCGGTGGTGAGCTTCAACGCGTCGCCATAACCGCCTGCCTGCTCCGCGATGCTGACCTCTACCTCCTCGACGAGCCCTCAGCGCATCTCGACGTCGAGCAGAGGTTAGCTGTCTCGAAGGCAATCCGCTCGCTGATGGCCAAGAACGAGAAGACTGCTCTCATAGTCGAGCACGACGTCATGATGGTGGACTACCTGAGCGACAGGCTCATAGTCTTCGAGGGCCAGCCCGGCAGATTCGGAAAGGCTAGCAAGCCGATGGGCATGCGCGAGGGCATGAACAGGTTCTTGGCATCAGTCGGGGTAACCTTCCGCAGGGACCCCGATACGGGCAGACCGAGGGCCAACAAGGAAGGCTCCGTAAAGGACAGGGAGCAGAAGGAGAGGGGAGAGTACTACTACACCTAAAGGACCTAAAGGCTTTTCTTTTCCTTCCCCAAATTCTTTCGGTGATGCCATGCTCCCACCGGGCAAGTTACCTCCCGAAAAGCTGGAGGAGCTCGTGTTCAGGTTCGTTGGCGGGGGAAAAGGAAGGCTCATAATCGGACCGGGACAGGGCATCGATGCCGCGGCCATAGACTTCGGTGAAACTGTACTCGTTGCCTCCACCGACCCGATAACGGGAGCCGAGAAGAGGATCGGTTTTTACTCGGTTCACGTTAACGCCAACGACGTTGCAACCTTTGGTGCCAAGCCCCAATGGTTCCTCGCGACGGTTCTCCTGCCCGAAAATACTGAGGAGAGCCTGCTCTTAGAGATAATGAAAGAGATGTCTGAAACCGCGAGAAGGCTCGGCGTGTTGATCGTTGGCGGACACACCGAAGTTACTCCCGGCCTGGACAGGCCGATAGTCATCGGGACGATGCTCGGCGAGGTGGAGCGGGATAGACTAGTCCTGCCGAATGGAGCCAGACCGGGTGACGCTATCATTTTGACGAAATGGGCCGGTCTCGAGGGAACGGCAATAATAGCGAGCGAAAGGGAGGAGGAACTCAGGGGAGTTTTCGGTGACTCCCTCGTTGAAAG
Encoded proteins:
- a CDS encoding ribosome biogenesis/translation initiation ATPase RLI gives rise to the protein MARIAVIDYDKCNPNKCGHFLCERVCPVNRMGGEAIIIDEENYRPIIQEASCTGCGICVHKCPFNAITIVNLPEQLDEDCVHRYGINGFVLYRLPVVKEGMVVGILGPNGTGKTTAVKILSGQLLPNLCGDNDSWDNVIKAFRGNELQTYFERLKNKEIRPVVKPQYVDLIPKAVRGKVRDLLRKADESGRFDEVVKELELENVLDRDIRHLSGGELQRVAIAAALLRNAEFYFFDEPSSYLDIRQRLRIAKIIRKLAESGKNVLAVEHDLAILDYMSDIIHVVYGKPGAYGIFSQPKSTRNGINEFLRGYLRDENVRFRPYEINFSKKSERKSQEGEILVEYPPLVKDYGSFRLEAEGGELYIGEVVGIVGPNGIGKTTFVKMLAGVEKPTEGEIDWSLTVSYKPQYIKTDYEGTVYELLSKIDAGKLMSSFYKSELLNPLGIPELYDKNVNDLSGGELQRVAITACLLRDADLYLLDEPSAHLDVEQRLAVSKAIRSLMAKNEKTALIVEHDVMMVDYLSDRLIVFEGQPGRFGKASKPMGMREGMNRFLASVGVTFRRDPDTGRPRANKEGSVKDREQKERGEYYYT
- a CDS encoding AIR synthase family protein, with amino-acid sequence MLPPGKLPPEKLEELVFRFVGGGKGRLIIGPGQGIDAAAIDFGETVLVASTDPITGAEKRIGFYSVHVNANDVATFGAKPQWFLATVLLPENTEESLLLEIMKEMSETARRLGVLIVGGHTEVTPGLDRPIVIGTMLGEVERDRLVLPNGARPGDAIILTKWAGLEGTAIIASEREEELRGVFGDSLVERAKSLIEYLSVVPEAMLLRDFANAMHDPTEGGVLNGLHEMADASGLGLRIFVERIPIREETERICNFYGLNPLALISSGSLLAAVPRDNARFVVEKLLARGINAAIIGEFLAEKKRIMIKGGDEVPLPRPLSDELWKVV